GCACGAGCAGCAGTTGACATAGTACCAGCAGCAGTTGACATAGTACCAGCAGCAGTTGACATAGTACCAGCAGCAGTTGACATAGTACCAGCAGCAGTTGACATAGTACCAGCAGCAGTTGACATAGAACCAGCAGCAGTTGATATAGTACCAGCAGAAGTTAAAATAGGACCAGCAGCAGTTGATATAGTACCAGCAGCAGTTGATATAGTACCAGCAGAAGTTAAAATAGAACCAGCAGCAGTTGATATAGTACCAGCAGAAGTTAAAATAGAACCAGCAGCAGTTGACATAGTACAAGCGACATTTGAAATAgtaccaataaaaaaagaacatggTAATTGTCTGTTATACTCACACAAATGTTTTGAGCTCTTGAAATATGCatcaagtaaaaaaatattttatgcttATTATTGTTGTTACAGGCAGTGAAGAATTCGAAAACGTGGTCTTAGGTACGTCAGAGGCAGTCACTTTATCCAATTTGCCCAGTTCTTTAATCCTTAGATTCGATGGTGTTTTGCATTTCCACGATCGAAAACTGGGCGGTTGTGTGCTACTTAAAGGAAAAGAGGGTATTTTAATAGCGACTTCACAGACTCCACATACATAGACTTTTTGTTGTAATACCCTCTTTTTCCTGAATATATCATTGAAAAGTAATACCAACAAGCTGGAccttaaattgttttaatattacagTTCCTGATCTTGCATCCATAGTGGAGTTCCCAACGCCCTCAACTAGTAACAACACAGTTCGATGTTCGGATATTAGTAagttaattaatcattaatcaGCACTAAGTTTGTGTCGTTGTATACTAAAgtgtaattgtaataattgttttCCTCCTTTCCCAGGTTTGGATGTCTCACAGTTTAGTGAGGAGGTGGCTGATTGGCTGTTAGACTCTAACAGTGACGACTGTGGAGACGACAATGACGAATTTGCAATGTCTGTAAATGACCGACTTAAAGAACAAGCGGCTCACATTGACTTGACACCCGTTGAAGAAAACATTCTACAGGCCGACGACTTGGAGAGTTACAGGATTTTACGACAGTTATTACCCGACGACTGTACATTTGACTGGAGTGAGGAAAAGTCTACTTTTACGGCTCGACGAgagacttttgtagggactcctGGTCCGACGTTTGATGTTACAGACGACATGACACCACAAGACATATTTCACAAAATGTTTGACGTGGACTTTGTCGACCTGTTAGTTAATGAAACTAACAGGTACGCACAACAGAAAATAGACTACATGAAGGTGACAAACAAAATGACTGCACACAGCCGAATGTGTCGATGGAAACCGACCGACAGACCAGAAATTATATCCTTTTTGGCCCTTATGATTCTTCAAGGCTTGTATCCACTTGCCACCGAAGAGtcgtattttaaatttaatggaTACGGTACAATGCCATACATAGCAAAAATTATGACATACAACAGATTCCTTTTACTGAAATCCATGTTACATTTCGTCGACAATGAAACACTGACTGACAAAAATACAAActcaaaattattcaaaattcagCCCATTATTGATTACTTGAACAATAAATTTTCGTCCCTATATTACCCGTGTCAAGAGATAGCTATTGACGAATCACTTCTGAAGTGGCACGGTCGTTTGAGCTTTGCTCAAAAGATTCGTTCAAAGGCAGATCATGTGGGTGTGAGAACTTACGAGCTTTGTGAGTCGTCAAGTGGCTATCTCTGGCGATTCAGGGTGTACACAGGTAAGAATGCGACACGAGACGACAATGACCACGACAACAGAACAGAACAAACTGACACTGATGACTTTAAACCTCAAAACGCCACAGCTAAGATTGTATTTGACTTGATTGGACCATTACTTTACCAAGGACATACTGTTATAAtggacaatttttataatagtcCATTATTAGCAAGATGTCTAAAAAGACGACAGACCGACTGTTTTGGGACTCAACG
The DNA window shown above is from Bicyclus anynana chromosome 27, ilBicAnyn1.1, whole genome shotgun sequence and carries:
- the LOC112052542 gene encoding piggyBac transposable element-derived protein 4-like, whose translation is MMNHTTKQQKDVPMKAKAAASCAAVSEHAADAQNPIKRESITFGCTLCYEDFVQEDAYNEHMIMHLQDAGNNAVCDASQVCEPRAAVSRSCDSLVLQNNDALLNTKLAPQAACRRSTRKQGAHKRETVAQKRAHEQHRVLLPDAPLRKRRTRKQSPEREPCAFLESPLPSTFASAAPARAAVDIVPAAVDIVPAAVDIVPAAVDIVPAAVDIVPAAVDIEPAAVDIVPAEVKIGPAAVDIVPAAVDIVPAEVKIEPAAVDIVPAEVKIEPAAVDIVQATFEIVPIKKEHGSEEFENVVLVPDLASIVEFPTPSTSNNTVRCSDISLDVSQFSEEVADWLLDSNSDDCGDDNDEFAMSVNDRLKEQAAHIDLTPVEENILQADDLESYRILRQLLPDDCTFDWSEEKSTFTARRETFVGTPGPTFDVTDDMTPQDIFHKMFDVDFVDLLVNETNRYAQQKIDYMKVTNKMTAHSRMCRWKPTDRPEIISFLALMILQGLYPLATEESYFKFNGYGTMPYIAKIMTYNRFLLLKSMLHFVDNETLTDKNTNSKLFKIQPIIDYLNNKFSSLYYPCQEIAIDESLLKWHGRLSFAQKIRSKADHVGVRTYELCESSSGYLWRFRVYTGKNATRDDNDHDNRTEQTDTDDFKPQNATAKIVFDLIGPLLYQGHTVIMDNFYNSPLLARCLKRRQTDCFGTQRLNREFVPNSLKSLTKADLRCGEVAASYCPDIMLMVMRDANIFSMISTYHELEIGTHNKHNKTNYKPSLVLDYNKHMGGVDRKDQYMSSQRLERVRSRIWYKKLFGRLFNTAIFNCFVIYKTRHNLRHRQFRTILAESLLKTYRQLDLTKETRLITRTTGQNTVTFRQSTCTPKLSDRPIVDHDHFPAFTPTKRRRCWWCSHKRQKDSRTAYRCQECNINLCIVGCFRDYHKP